A genomic window from Gossypium hirsutum isolate 1008001.06 chromosome D10, Gossypium_hirsutum_v2.1, whole genome shotgun sequence includes:
- the LOC107942341 gene encoding serine/threonine-protein kinase BSK2 isoform X1, protein MGCFQSKIPHQLPPPPPPPPQTNSDLDGNGEQQAVPAFNEFSLAELRAASNGFSTDLIVSESGEKAPNVVYRGKLKNNRVVAIKRFSRQSWPDPHQFVNEAAMVGNLRHKRLVNLIGCCAEGDERLLVAEYMPNDTLSKHLFHWEKQPLPWEMRLRVAYHIAQALEHCNAQGLKIYHDLNAYRVLFDEEGDPRLSSFGLMKNSRDGKSYSTNLAYTPPEFLRTGRVIPESVVYSYGTVLLDLLSGKHIPPSHALDLIREKNLLLLMDSSLEGQYANEDARELVELASKCLQYEARDRRDTKFLHSAVAPLQKQEVASHILMGLSKTPVVLPTMISPLGKACARMDLTAVHDILLKTGYKEEEGAENELSFQEWTQQVQDMLNTKKFGDIAFRDKDFKNAIDYYSKLVAMMSVPSGTVFVRRALSYLIIGQPELALRDAMQAQVCLPECPTAFYMQALALSKLGMETDAQDMLNDGASFEAKKQNGWRV, encoded by the exons ATGGGCTGCTTCCAGTCCAAAATCCCTCATCAGCTTCCTCCTCCACCTCCTCCTCCGCCGCAAACTAACTCAGATCTAG ATGGGAATGGGGAACAGCAGGCGGTGCCCGCATTCAACGAGTTCAGCCTCGCCGAGCTGCGGGCAGCTTCCAATGGATTCAGCACTGACCTCATTGTGTCAGAGAGTGGAGAAAAGGCTCCCAATGTGGTGTACAGAGGGAAGCTTAAGAACAATCGAGTAGTGGCCATTAAGCGATTCTCGAGGCAATCATGGCCCGACCCTCACCAGTTTGTTAACGAAGCTGCTATGGTTGGGAACCTCCGTCACAAGAGGTTGGTCAATTTGATCGGCTGTTGCGCCGAGGGGGACGAGCGCTTGTTGGTCGCTGAGTATATGCCTAATGATACCCTCTCTAAGCATCTTTTCCATT GGGAAAAACAGCCTTTACCATGGGAAATGCGCCTTAGAGTTGCTTACCATATTGCTCAAGCCCTTGAGCACTGCAACGCTCAAGGCCTTAAAATTTATCACGATTTAAATGCTTACAGAGTTCTTTTTGATGAG GAAGGTGATCCTCGGTTATCTAGTTTTGGACTAATGAAAAATAGCCGAGATGGGAAAAGCTACAGTACAAATTTGGCATATACTCCTCCTGAATTTTTGAGGACAG GCAGGGTCATCCCCGAAAGTGTGGTCTACAGTTATGGAACTGTACTCCTGGATCTCTTAAGTGGAAAGCATATCCCTCCCAGCCAT GCCTTGGATTTGATAAGAGAGAAGAATTTATTGTTGTTAATGGATTCTTCCCTGGAAGGACAATATGCTAATGAAGATGCCAGGGAATTGGTTGAATTGGCTTCAAAATGTCTTCAGTATGAGGCTAGAGATCGACGTGATACCAAATTCCTCCATTCAGCAGTGGCACCTCTTCAAAAACAGGAG GTTGCCTCACATATTCTAATGGGTCTATCAAAAACCCCAGTGGTGCTGCCAACTATGATTTCCCCGCTTGGAAAGGCATGTGCTAGGATGGATCTTACTGCAGTGCATGATATCTTACTGAAAACTGGTTATAAAGAAGAAGAAGGTGCAGAAAATGAG CTGTCATTCCAAGAGTGGACACAACAGGTTCAGGATATGCTGAATACAAAGAAATTTGGAGATATTGCATTTAGAGACAAAGATTTTAAAAATGCTATTGATTACTACTCAAAG TTGGTAGCGATGATGTCTGTTCCTTCTGGTACTGTATTTGTGAGAAGAGCCCTTTCATACTTGATTATTGGCCAACCAGAACTTGCCTTGAGAGATGCCATGCAGGCTCAGGTATGCTTGCCCGAGTGCCCCACTGCCTTCTACATGCAAGCTCTTGCCCTCTCCAAGCTTGGAATGGAAACCGATGCACAGGACATGCTTAATGATGGAGCCTCATTTGAGGCAAAGAAGCAGAATGGCTGGCGTGTCTAA
- the LOC107942341 gene encoding serine/threonine-protein kinase BSK2 isoform X2: MVGNLRHKRLVNLIGCCAEGDERLLVAEYMPNDTLSKHLFHWEKQPLPWEMRLRVAYHIAQALEHCNAQGLKIYHDLNAYRVLFDEEGDPRLSSFGLMKNSRDGKSYSTNLAYTPPEFLRTGRVIPESVVYSYGTVLLDLLSGKHIPPSHALDLIREKNLLLLMDSSLEGQYANEDARELVELASKCLQYEARDRRDTKFLHSAVAPLQKQEVASHILMGLSKTPVVLPTMISPLGKACARMDLTAVHDILLKTGYKEEEGAENELSFQEWTQQVQDMLNTKKFGDIAFRDKDFKNAIDYYSKLVAMMSVPSGTVFVRRALSYLIIGQPELALRDAMQAQVCLPECPTAFYMQALALSKLGMETDAQDMLNDGASFEAKKQNGWRV, translated from the exons ATGGTTGGGAACCTCCGTCACAAGAGGTTGGTCAATTTGATCGGCTGTTGCGCCGAGGGGGACGAGCGCTTGTTGGTCGCTGAGTATATGCCTAATGATACCCTCTCTAAGCATCTTTTCCATT GGGAAAAACAGCCTTTACCATGGGAAATGCGCCTTAGAGTTGCTTACCATATTGCTCAAGCCCTTGAGCACTGCAACGCTCAAGGCCTTAAAATTTATCACGATTTAAATGCTTACAGAGTTCTTTTTGATGAG GAAGGTGATCCTCGGTTATCTAGTTTTGGACTAATGAAAAATAGCCGAGATGGGAAAAGCTACAGTACAAATTTGGCATATACTCCTCCTGAATTTTTGAGGACAG GCAGGGTCATCCCCGAAAGTGTGGTCTACAGTTATGGAACTGTACTCCTGGATCTCTTAAGTGGAAAGCATATCCCTCCCAGCCAT GCCTTGGATTTGATAAGAGAGAAGAATTTATTGTTGTTAATGGATTCTTCCCTGGAAGGACAATATGCTAATGAAGATGCCAGGGAATTGGTTGAATTGGCTTCAAAATGTCTTCAGTATGAGGCTAGAGATCGACGTGATACCAAATTCCTCCATTCAGCAGTGGCACCTCTTCAAAAACAGGAG GTTGCCTCACATATTCTAATGGGTCTATCAAAAACCCCAGTGGTGCTGCCAACTATGATTTCCCCGCTTGGAAAGGCATGTGCTAGGATGGATCTTACTGCAGTGCATGATATCTTACTGAAAACTGGTTATAAAGAAGAAGAAGGTGCAGAAAATGAG CTGTCATTCCAAGAGTGGACACAACAGGTTCAGGATATGCTGAATACAAAGAAATTTGGAGATATTGCATTTAGAGACAAAGATTTTAAAAATGCTATTGATTACTACTCAAAG TTGGTAGCGATGATGTCTGTTCCTTCTGGTACTGTATTTGTGAGAAGAGCCCTTTCATACTTGATTATTGGCCAACCAGAACTTGCCTTGAGAGATGCCATGCAGGCTCAGGTATGCTTGCCCGAGTGCCCCACTGCCTTCTACATGCAAGCTCTTGCCCTCTCCAAGCTTGGAATGGAAACCGATGCACAGGACATGCTTAATGATGGAGCCTCATTTGAGGCAAAGAAGCAGAATGGCTGGCGTGTCTAA